One window of the Alligator mississippiensis isolate rAllMis1 chromosome 5, rAllMis1, whole genome shotgun sequence genome contains the following:
- the GARIN5B gene encoding Golgi-associated RAB2 interactor protein 5B: protein MGSCARRRLRSFPHCLSDFAFESQIPGIGELQRLLGHGEYEPLRPAPIFESTFLQVTRHGEPVYLHSHDNLVIVGITATSPALLLPDIMILACSKDHAQGKEQALCAPHAACDLELTRLIPLELASLYIHDMEEQQLKLQLVNGRAYYLQLCAPQGEAHLLFARWLRLMHLLQAPLESFSRTSMGGPGSPYSWHRSHYNAMSMVLWAQGGAGAKSRSSVTFVTLYSILSNSLDKLMTGKTSQRKSEEDKTQLSSKASKRVTISGVVKPLTTGSNLGNTKPSETGGQVVSEVSPREQSDSQHGSISESEPSRVPITSVAVERSEPETLSVAVEPSVLGHTNSTQLEEAESRSQNQLRSSNVTKEADAPSATAAQHVESRDVAREAWRMSAHSVAHGPSEKSRVSGTLRPQAKSKVSAAFGHLEVSRVSVAVGCSEVGLKSSVNKGRSKNKHSSLSATARQASKSRASRKAPKKQGKVKSQQGSPSCSEEPSDQLIAPRSSKASMAVGLSEPAVALSAVGPSQGPSTAWPLKLDSNMRNRSEDQWNRSHRSSMEPLVTR, encoded by the exons ATGGGGTCATGTGCCAGG CGGAGGTTGcgctccttccctcactgcctcAGTGACTTTGCCTTTGAGAGCCAGATCCCTGGGATCGGTgagctgcagaggctgctgggccATGGCGAGTATGAGCCCCTGCGCCCTGCCCCCATTTTTGAGAGCACCTTCCTACAG GTGACCAGGCATGGAGAGCCAGTGTACCTGCACAGCCATGACAACCTGGTCATTGTGGGCATCACTGCCACCAgtcctgccttgctgctgccagacatCATGATCCTTGCATGCTCTAAGGATCATgcccagggcaaggagcaggcccTCTGTGCACCCCATGCAGCTTGTGACCTAGAGCTCACCAG GTTGATCCCGCTGGAGCTGGCGAGCCTCTACATCCATGACATGGAAGAGCAGCAGCTCAAGCTGCAGCTAGTGAATGGGCGCGCCTACTACCTGCAGCTCTGTGCCCCACAAGGCGAGGCCCACCTGCTGTTTGCCCGTTGGCTGCGCCTCATGCACCTTCTGCAGGCCCCACTGGAGAGCTTCAGTCGGACATCCATGGGTGGCCCAGGAAGTCCTTACAGCTGGCACCGCTCCCACTACAACGCCATGTCCATGGTGCTCTGGGCCCAgggtggtgcagggg CCAAAAGCCGGAGCAGCGTTACCTTTGTGACTCTCTACAGCATCCTCTCCAACTCGCTGGACAAGCTGATGACTGGGAAGACGAGTCAG AGGAAGAGTGAGGAGGACAAAACTCAGCTCTCTTCTAAGGCCTCCAAACGGGTGACCATCTCAGGTGTGGTGAAGCCCTTGA CAACTGGTTCTAATCTGGGAAACACCAAGCCCTCAGAAACAGGTGGCCAGGTGGTGTCAGAGGTGAGCCCCAGGGAGCAgagtgacagccagcatggttctATCAGTGAGTCTGAGCCATCCAGAGTCCCCATAACCTCCGTGGCTGTGGAGCGCTCAGAGCCAGAAACATTGTCTGTGGCTGTGGAGCCATCTGTACTAGGTCATACAAACAGCACCCAGCTTGAAGAGGCGGAGAGCAGAAGTCAAAATCAGCTTCGTTCCTCAAATGTCACCAAGGAGGCAGATGCCCCTTCTGCCACAGCTGCCCAACATGTGGAGAGCAGGGATGTGGCTAGAGAAGCATGGAGGATGTCCGCACACTCTGTGGCCCACGGCCCTTCTGAGAAGTCCAGGGTCTCTGGGACTCTCCGCCCTCAAGCGAAATCAAAAGTCTCTGCAGCATTTGGCCACTTGGAGGTATCCAGAGTTTCTGTGGCCGTAGGGTGCTCAGAAGTGGGCCTCAAGAGCAGTGTCAACAAGGGGAGAAGCAAAAATAAGCACAGCTCCTTGAGTGCTACAGCCAGGCAAGCCTCTaagtccagggccagcaggaaggCACCCAAAAAGCAGGGCAAGGTGAAGAGCCAGCaaggctcccccagctgctcagaaGAGCCAAGTGACCAGCTGATAGCTCCTAGGAGCTCCAAGGCCTCAATGGCGGTGGGCCTGTCAGAGCCAGCTGTGGCCTTAAGTGCTGTGGGGCCCTCACAGgggcccagcacagcctggcccttgAAGCTGGACAGCAACATGAGAAACAGGAGTGAAGACCAGTGGAACAGGAGCCAccgctcctccatggagccattagTGACCAGGTAG
- the LOC102566613 gene encoding cytochrome c oxidase subunit 6B2 gives MDPLCGGWGSCSGMERRHQDVMGVWEFPMVGHSEMRPPAGPQGSYLTAPFDPRFPNTNQTRNCYQNYLDYHRCMKVLTARGRDTKPCLWYYRVFTSLCPLSWVQHWDEQQEKGSFAGKI, from the exons ATGGatcccctgtgtgggggctggggcagctgctcgGGCATGGAGAGACGCCATCAGGACGTCATGGGGGTCTGGG aaTTCCCaatggttgggcacagtgagatGCGGCCCCCAGCGGGGCCCCAGGGCAGCTACCTGACAGCGCCCTTCGACCCCCGCTTCCCCAACACCAACCAGACCCGCAACTGCTACCAGAACTACCTGG ACTATCATCGCTGCATGAAGGTCCtgacagcaaggggcagggacacCAAACCGTGCCTGTGGTATTACCGTGTCTTCACGTCGCTGTGCCCCTTATCCTGG GTTCAGCACTGGGATGAACAACAGGAAAAAGGGAGCTTCGCTGGCAAGATCTAA
- the RASIP1 gene encoding ras-interacting protein 1, translated as MFPEERKDGSPRFGKLHFPVGLWINSPKKHFAKMSRRWPSVGSVKSTSSDTASRGSETVELRPPSKTKPSRHKRLSNLFHRSVSSTGVGTAGAGGRWASEKKLSDLIDPVPEDLVELSSQRNLPGILKIFGGDISCGANYKSVLATPRSTAHQLVREALERYGVAPGDGEEDTVGGYMLCDVVGRFTGPGGAWQAEHLRPVGDTERPLVLQDVWKPKAGCSRRFEIRRRREVERAFEAEDNETAGINAQARRLQKSRSRAASGGTVVPKERADNLSLRRSISDMNLSAKKRRERKNIMSMAGGEAVPPGDDGDGDEGESEATRSKELESTDSSINPTGTEEPIDGASLEQLSQCLIQPPTQNPYFLLLQSYNEKQDFVIYVMTRRRHVFGRPERRSQADKGGYVDTFLCAPDILPRHCWVRAADPPPAKGTALVRPFRGAMVTHNGGPLLREAELHPGDLLGMGQHFLFMYKDPRASQPRPAWLPKPWASPCLAGAFSCQTCGRSLQERQEAWRTYVESRQPELRYRPQEEEALLREIVRGQGAGGCKLAPAFLLGLCVEHSARVLEPGHLPKLVTKIAHLVKEAVWEKIKEIGDRQPENQQDKSQVRVLSIEEVATDLRPLMLWMANAMELLNLIQKKMLDMEKELELEGTSQDVLLSGDLEMCDEAMAVLDEVIMSTFQQSVYYLTKTLYSALPALLDSNPFTAGAELCPAQDLSSMPEGTRGTLAIYQATLELTRECELHPDLVSQTFGYLFFFSNASLFNTLMEKGNGTPFYQWSKAVQIRTNLDLVLDWLQGVGLGDIATEFFRKLSTTINLLCIPKTSLVKATWSRLRNEYLALTPAQLHHLLSNYYLGLGRPYPEAWSPLPEEQDKIASSDIFESFTEHPPLILPIEGFRLRLSEPVGDDALHRQLCRMRRLVWDLEQEALPANQRAGYALEGTP; from the exons ATGTTCCCAGAGGAGCGGAAGGATGGGAGCCCGCGCTTCGGGAAACTCCACTTCCCGGTTGGCCTTTGGATCAACTCACCCAAGAAGCACTTTGCCAAGATGAGCCGCAGATGGCCGAGCGTGGGCTCTGTTAA ATCCACCTCCTCTGATACAGCAAGCCGGGGCAGTGAGACAGTAGAGCTGCGCCCACCAAGCAAGACGAAGCCAAGCCGGCACAAGCGGCTGTCTAACCTGTTCCACCGCAGTGTGAGCAGCACGGGGGTGGGCACAGCAGGTGCTGGTGGGCGCTGGGCTAGTGAGAAGAAGCTATCTGACCTCATTGACCCGGTACCCGAGGACCTGGTGGAGCTTTCAAGCCAGCGCAACCTGCCAGGCATCCTCAAGATTTTTGGTGGGGACATATCCTGTGGGGCCAACTACAAGAGTGTGCTGGCCACGCCACGCTCCACAGCACACCAGCTGGTGCGTGAGGCACTTGAACGCTATGGCGTGGCACCAGGTGATGGTGAGGAGGACACAGTGGGTGGCTACATGCTGTGTGATGTTGTGGGGCGCTTCACAGGGCCTGGCGGGGCCTGGCAGGCTGAGCACTTGCGCCCTGTGGGTGACACCGAGCGGCCTCTGGTGCTGCAGGATGTATGGAAGCCCAAGGCTGGCTGCTCGCGACGCTTTGAGATCCGGCGCCGGCGTGAGGTGGAACGCGCCTTCGAGGCCGAGGACAATGAGACAGCGG GTATCAATGCACAGGCACGTAGGCTGCAGAAGAGTCGCTCACGGGCAGCCTCAGGGGGCACAGTGGTGCCCAAGGAACGGGCTGACAACCTGTCACTGCGGCGCAGCATCAGTGACATGAACCTGAGTGCCAAGAAGCGGCGAGAGCGCAAGAACATCATGAGCATGGCAGGTGGCGAAGCAGTACCTCCTGGCgatgatggggatggggatgaagGTGAGAGTGAGGCAACCAGGTCCAAGGAGCTGGAGTCCACTGACAGCAGCATCAACCCCACAGGCACTGAGGAGCCTATTGATGGTGCCAGCCTGGAGCAGTTGTCCCAGTGCCTCATCCAGCCACCCACCCAGAACCCCTattttctgctgctgcaaagctaCAATGAGAAGCAG gaTTTTGTGATCTATGTGATGACACGGCGCCGGCATGTGTTTGGACGGCCAGAGCGCCGCTCCCAGGCTGACAAAGGTGGCTACGTTGACACCTTCCTCTGTGCCCCGGACATCCTACCCCGGCACTGCTGGGTGCGTGCGGCTGATCCACCACCTGCCAAGGGAACGGCTCTGGTGCGGCCCTTTCGGGGTGCTATGGTCACTCACAATGGGGGCCCACTGCTGCGTGAGGCTGAACTTCATCCAGGAGAtctgctggggatgggccagcaCTTCCTCTTCATGTACAAGGACCCCCGGGCATCTCAGCCCCGGCCAGCCTGGCTGCCCAAGCCCTGGGCCTCACCCTGCTTGGCAGGGGCCTTCTCATGCCAGACATGTGGGCGGtcactgcaggagaggcaggaggccTGGCGCACCTATGTGGAGAGCCGCCAGCCTGAGCTGCGCTACCGGCCCCAGGAGGAGGAAGCGCTGCTGCGTGAGATTGTCCGTGGGCAGGGTGCTGGTGGGTGCAAGCTGGCACCTGCCTTCCTGCTGGGACTCTGCGTGGAGCACTCTGCCCGTGTCCTGGAGCCTGGGCACCTCCCCAAGCTGGTGACCAAGATTGCTCACCTCGTCAAGGAGGCTGTCTGG GAGAAAATCAAGGAGATCGGAGATCGGCAGCCAGAGAA CCAGCAAGACAAGAGCCAAGTCAGAGTGCTCAGCATTGAGGAGGTGGCCACAGATCTGCGCCCCCTCATGCTGTGGATGGCCAATGCCATGGAGCTGCTCAACCTCATCCAGAAGAAGATGCTGGACATGGaaaaggagctggagctggagg GGACATCCCAGGATGTCTTACTGTCTGGTGACTTGGAGATGTGCGACGAGGCCATGGCAGTGCTGGACGAGGTCATCATGTCCACTTTCCAGCAGTCTGTGTACTACCTGACCAAG ACGCTCTAttcagccctgcctgccctgctggacAGTAACCCCttcacagctggagcagagctgtgccCAGCTCAGGACCTGAGCAGCATGCCTGAGGGCACTCGTGGCACCCTGGCCATCTACCAGGCCACACTGGAGCTAACAAGGGAGTGTGAGCTGCACCCTGACCTAGTGTCTCAGACCTTCGGCTACCTCTTCTTCTTCTCCAACGCCTCACTCTTCAACACCCTCATGGAGAAAG GGAATGGGACACCCTTCTACCAGTGGTCAAAGGCAGTGCAGATACGCACCAAcctggacctggtgctggactGGCTACAGGGCGTGGGACTGGGTGACATTGCTACTGAATTCTTCCGGAAGCTGTCTACTACCATCAACCTGCTATGCATCCCAAAAACTAGTCTTGTTAAG GCTACCTGGTCCCGGCTACGCAATGAGTACCTGGCATTgactcctgcccagctccaccatCTCCTCAGCAACTACTACCTTGGGCTAGGCCGGCCCTACCCTGAGGCCTGGAGCCCCCTACCTGAAGAGCAAGACAAGATTGCTAGCA GTGATATCTTTGAGAGTTTCACAGAGCACCCACCCCTGATCCTGCCCATTGAGGGATTCCGCTTGCGCCTCTCTGAGCCTGTGGGTGATGATGCCCTGCACCGTCAGCTGTGCCGCATGCGTCGCCTCGTT